A single window of Nicotiana sylvestris chromosome 5, ASM39365v2, whole genome shotgun sequence DNA harbors:
- the LOC138868794 gene encoding uncharacterized protein, with amino-acid sequence MVADALSRWAESLGSLAYLPALERPMARDVQALASQFVRLDLLEPSRVKYEHQRPGGLLQQIEISEWKWDRITMTFVVGLPWTLRKFDVIWSLPKTADQSSIQMASYEALYGRRCRSLVGWFEPGEARLLGTELVQDSLEKVKGVMRFGKKGKLSLRFIGPFEILGNVGEIVYELALPPCLAGVHPIFHVLMLRRYHGDPSHMLEFSSDQLDKDLSYVEEPVAILDKYVIKLMSKNIASAKVQWRGQPLEEATWETE; translated from the exons atggtggctgatgccttgagtcgctgggcagagagtttggggagtttggcttatttaccagcattggaGAGGCCAATGGCGagggatgttcaggccttagccagtcagtttgtgagattggatcttttggagcccagtcgg gtgaagtatgagcaccagagaccaggtgggttgcttcagcagatagagatttcagagtggaagtgggatcgGATCACCATGacctttgtagttgggctcccatggactttgagaaagttcgatgttatttgg agtttgcctaaAACAGCagatcagtccagcattcagatggcatcgtacgaggctttatatggtaggcgatgtagatccttggtgggttggtttgagccaggtgaggctagattattgggcacagagtTGGTTCAGGATTCCTTGGAaaaggtcaag ggcgttatgagatttgggaagaagggaaaattgagtctgaggtttattggcccttttgagatattgggGAATGTTGGGGAGAttgtttatgagcttgccttacctccttgcttggcaggagttcatccgatatttcatgttttaatgctccggaggtatcatggtgatccgtcgcacATGTTGGAATTCAGTTCAgaccagttggacaaggatttatcctatgttgaggagccagtggcaatattggacaaatATGTTATAAAGTTgatgtcaaagaacattgcatcggcaaaggttcaatggcggggtcagccgctcgaggaggcgacctgggagaccgagtag